Proteins encoded by one window of Deinococcus sedimenti:
- a CDS encoding ABC transporter substrate-binding protein has product MKRAALLLLGLLATTASAQRTVNIGLGYNPDVQFTPFYVADKLGYFRAEGLSVKYQHGYVSQLLPLLLQGKLDFVVGDPEDAIFARNQGADVRYVMTMYQKNPVTVFSFSPLNSPESLKGKSVGIPGPFGSSYHAIQAVLDSANLTEGRDVRLNSIGFTQVDAVRAGRVDAAVGYANNDVLQLARTSGKKVYTLDVTDAYPMVGVGLIGTGKSLTGDLARKVVRASQRGLKFTVTDPARAFKLAQPVFGASGSLDVLKASVPLMTGPYAQANGLGAMNPSAWTKAVAALVKQGKLPAGAKATDYYTNAFISRTLK; this is encoded by the coding sequence ATGAAGCGTGCCGCTCTCCTCCTGCTGGGCCTGCTGGCCACCACCGCGTCCGCGCAGCGCACCGTGAACATCGGGCTGGGGTACAACCCGGACGTGCAGTTCACGCCGTTCTACGTGGCGGACAAGCTCGGGTACTTCCGCGCCGAGGGCCTGAGCGTGAAGTACCAGCACGGGTACGTGTCGCAGCTGCTGCCGCTGCTGCTGCAGGGCAAGCTGGACTTCGTGGTGGGCGACCCGGAGGACGCGATCTTCGCGCGCAATCAGGGCGCGGACGTGCGGTACGTGATGACGATGTACCAGAAGAACCCGGTGACGGTGTTCAGCTTCTCGCCCCTGAACAGCCCCGAGAGCCTGAAGGGCAAGTCGGTGGGCATCCCGGGGCCGTTCGGCAGTTCGTACCACGCGATTCAGGCGGTGCTGGACAGCGCGAACCTCACCGAGGGGCGCGACGTGCGCCTGAACAGCATCGGGTTCACGCAGGTGGACGCCGTGCGCGCCGGACGCGTGGACGCCGCCGTGGGCTACGCGAACAACGACGTGCTGCAGCTGGCCCGCACCAGCGGGAAGAAGGTGTACACGCTGGACGTCACGGACGCCTACCCGATGGTTGGCGTGGGCCTGATCGGCACCGGTAAGAGCCTCACGGGCGACCTGGCCCGCAAGGTCGTGCGCGCCAGCCAGCGCGGCCTGAAATTCACGGTCACCGACCCGGCCCGCGCGTTCAAGCTGGCGCAGCCCGTGTTCGGCGCGAGCGGCAGCCTGGACGTCCTGAAGGCCAGCGTGCCCCTGATGACCGGCCCCTACGCGCAGGCCAACGGACTGGGCGCCATGAACCCCAGCGCGTGGACGAAAGCGGTCGCGGCCCTCGTGAAGCAGGGCAAACTGCCCGCCGGGGCGAAAGCCACCGACTACTACACGAACGCGTTCATCAGCAGAACCCTGAAGTAA
- a CDS encoding RIO1 family regulatory kinase/ATPase domain-containing protein, with translation MSARTHDPSEHDWTDQDWLDDPWTDAAEPRRRGRKKPVGRRQLAQLTADEDSEQDDVIRRLRDLGHVTEIVAELKSGKEATAYVARGPRGSVLVKLYRDLQARSFKDDHLYRAGQVIIKDRDRRAIEGRTRAGLDMLQQGWVAAEYAHLWELWTAGLNVPEPLVGPHPYDYTATYPAVLMRLIGTEDHVAPRLSDAHLTPEQARSAWNQSLDGMADLLRLGYAHGDYSTYNLLWWEDTVTIIDFPQLSTRQNPHFRDLLARDAQSLATSFRKHGIHADGPGVLRDVQRRAQGPAPEPRLLLP, from the coding sequence ATGAGCGCCCGCACCCACGACCCATCCGAACACGACTGGACGGACCAGGACTGGCTGGATGACCCCTGGACCGACGCTGCCGAACCCCGGCGGCGCGGCAGGAAGAAACCCGTCGGACGGCGACAGCTGGCCCAGCTGACCGCCGACGAGGACAGCGAACAGGACGACGTGATCCGCCGCCTGCGCGACCTCGGGCACGTCACCGAGATCGTCGCGGAACTCAAGAGCGGCAAGGAAGCCACCGCGTACGTCGCCCGCGGCCCGCGCGGCAGCGTCCTCGTGAAGCTCTACCGCGACCTGCAGGCCCGCTCCTTCAAGGACGATCACCTGTACCGCGCCGGGCAGGTCATCATCAAAGACCGCGACCGCCGCGCCATAGAGGGCCGAACCCGCGCCGGCCTGGACATGCTCCAGCAGGGCTGGGTCGCCGCCGAGTACGCCCACCTCTGGGAACTGTGGACCGCCGGACTGAACGTCCCCGAACCCCTCGTCGGCCCGCACCCCTACGACTACACCGCCACGTACCCCGCCGTCCTGATGCGCCTGATCGGCACCGAAGACCACGTCGCCCCGCGCCTCAGCGACGCGCACCTGACCCCCGAACAGGCCCGCAGCGCCTGGAACCAGAGCCTGGACGGCATGGCCGACCTGCTCCGGCTCGGGTACGCGCACGGCGACTACAGCACCTACAACCTGCTCTGGTGGGAGGACACCGTGACCATCATCGATTTCCCGCAACTTTCAACCCGTCAGAACCCGCACTTCCGCGACCTGCTCGCCCGGGACGCCCAGAGCCTCGCCACCAGCTTCCGCAAACACGGCATCCACGCCGACGGCCCCGGCGTCCTGCGCGACGTGCAGCGCCGCGCGCAGGGCCCCGCACCCGAACCGCGCCTGCTGCTGCCCTAA